In one Bacillus mesophilus genomic region, the following are encoded:
- a CDS encoding sulfurtransferase: protein MSHLKSMDWVAQHLNDENVRLIDCRFQLNNPQAGIDAYNRSHLPNAVYLDLEKDLSGPVKEHGGRHPLPNIEELANKLSQLGIDEKVTVVAYDDQNGAMASRCWWLLNYLGHENVFIMNGSFKSWENQQLPLSSEVPKMTKRNFRPTIQDQLLVSVDDVKSSLNNQHLTLIDSREEPRFKGEVEPIDKIAGHIPGALNYFWQDNINSGGTWKDSKDHEKRFEEIPKHQSIIVYCGSGVTACPNILALKEAGYKDVKLYAGSWSDWITYKDHPIGKR, encoded by the coding sequence ATGTCGCATTTAAAATCAATGGATTGGGTAGCTCAGCACCTAAATGACGAAAATGTTAGATTGATTGACTGTAGGTTTCAATTGAATAACCCACAGGCTGGGATAGACGCATATAATAGATCGCACTTACCAAATGCCGTTTACTTAGACTTAGAGAAGGATTTATCAGGACCGGTGAAAGAACATGGCGGTCGTCACCCCCTACCTAATATAGAAGAACTAGCTAATAAGCTGTCCCAACTGGGAATTGATGAAAAGGTGACAGTAGTTGCTTATGATGATCAAAACGGGGCAATGGCTTCAAGATGCTGGTGGCTTTTAAACTATTTAGGACACGAGAATGTATTCATTATGAATGGCTCCTTTAAAAGCTGGGAGAATCAGCAACTACCACTGTCATCTGAAGTACCTAAAATGACTAAAAGAAACTTTAGACCAACGATCCAGGACCAACTATTAGTCAGTGTAGATGATGTTAAGTCTAGCCTTAATAATCAACATCTTACCTTGATTGATTCTAGAGAGGAACCTAGGTTTAAAGGCGAAGTCGAACCTATTGATAAAATAGCGGGACATATTCCAGGGGCACTGAATTACTTCTGGCAAGATAATATAAACTCCGGCGGAACCTGGAAAGACTCTAAAGATCATGAAAAAAGATTTGAGGAAATCCCAAAGCATCAATCCATAATCGTATACTGTGGTTCCGGTGTAACAGCTTGTCCTAATATCCTTGCTCTAAAAGAAGCAGGTTATAAGGATGTAAAGCTATACGCAGGAAGCTGGAGTGATTGGATTACTTATAAAGATCATCCTATAGGGAAAAGATAA
- a CDS encoding YpbS family protein: MSVHHAITKHSTKQHEILKEFLQLDQLREMYIEEAISLYKQGSNFTTDHINRVTVEINNLAKQGVVPQRKLVTPDMVVEFVTKQGSNS, encoded by the coding sequence ATGAGTGTGCATCATGCCATTACAAAGCATTCAACAAAGCAACATGAGATTTTAAAGGAGTTCTTACAATTAGATCAACTGCGTGAGATGTATATAGAAGAAGCAATTAGTTTATACAAACAAGGATCAAATTTTACGACAGATCATATTAATCGAGTTACAGTTGAAATAAACAATCTAGCTAAGCAGGGCGTAGTTCCTCAAAGAAAGCTGGTTACGCCAGACATGGTTGTAGAATTTGTTACAAAACAAGGGTCCAATTCTTAA
- a CDS encoding dynamin family protein, translated as MTQKLESVQIKTQEDLLTNLTGLYLELEKAGNNELSKKMKQLVKKASDREYSIGFCGHFSAGKSSMINEIAGHEILPASPIPTSANLVKVRSGEEIARIYLFNGEVVEFPAPYDIDEIKGYCMDGEAVEWVEIGTKSSFIPDDVTILDTPGIDSVDDAHRISTESALHLADLIFYMMDYNHVQSEVSFHFTKKLQEMNKPLYLIINQVDKHQESELPFSDFKEGVLQAFHDWGVYPNGIFYTSLRDKDLPINQLQEVKDLLSSVWESRHQSFVKGIADSAKNLVMDHIDWLEDQDSEVALKWEEKLSTLTSVERKNISTKIEEIENDIHALGMEAEEAKTEFQQNINKLLDNAYIMPFQTRELAKLFLESEQPEFKVGLIFSKQKTEKEKEERLQAFHTDLMEKVNAQIDWHIKDLLTRFCKKNGLDERLLNDVYQLEVPIEGQDLRNLVKKGAKVTGDAILNFTNDVAAECKRKYRAEAMKIMENWVEELSSQSHEKVKKLQQELTHYSEYKEALQKLQKRSQEIQRVKNYLVDLLENGPKESLEKEKERLLSSLLYKKGSVDTSFKKNTEKEQVEPSTSDVPAEIQSQQVNASEMVSKIYTVTESVQQIKGLQTVVQQLKEKAGRLSNQSFSVALFGAFSAGKSSFANALMGTKLLPVSPNPTTATINKIKPVTEEFPHGTVRVQLKDEKQLETDLAFSLKFFQYSFTTLAEAIEQIPVILKLENIDPRQKPHYSFLHAVLKGYQNIKNDLGNLKYVDLEEFKDFVANEEKSCFVEWIEVYYECELTKQGITLVDTPGADSINARHTGVAFEYIKNADAILFVTYYNHAFSKADREFLIQLGRVKDAFELDKMFFMINAADLASSKEELQIVKNYVNTQLLSYGIRNPRLYPVSSLLALKEKEGHSVQDQSVMSNSGIITFEDEFKHFIEHELTELTITSAQLDLIRVHQVVNEYIQMATIGNDEKEARKNILLKEQQEILTILEQIEIDSAKKAIQMELKELLYYVKQRLFQRFTGMYNESFHPSVLLDDNKNIKQALVDCLDELLEFVAFDLLQELRATSVRIEGFLKNQLQFVHQKANQKVNHIHESLELTFINPDKIDIPELKTIADTLDKSQLAKPLSTFKNAKSFFEKDGKKKLRDELEELLQKPVSDYLEGYFSDLSAYYLEIFMSQTGKWEQHATIEVNHYFEGLFDVMSDKMDVQELRRIEDQVSHMI; from the coding sequence ATGACTCAAAAGCTAGAATCTGTTCAAATAAAAACGCAGGAAGACTTACTTACAAACCTTACAGGGCTATACTTAGAGCTTGAAAAAGCAGGAAATAATGAACTTTCAAAGAAAATGAAGCAATTAGTTAAAAAGGCTTCAGACCGTGAATATAGCATTGGCTTTTGTGGACACTTTTCAGCAGGGAAATCAAGCATGATCAATGAAATAGCAGGTCATGAAATACTTCCAGCTAGTCCTATTCCAACGAGTGCGAACTTAGTAAAGGTTCGGTCTGGAGAAGAGATAGCAAGAATTTATTTGTTTAATGGGGAAGTAGTTGAATTTCCAGCTCCTTACGATATCGATGAGATTAAAGGGTATTGTATGGACGGTGAAGCGGTAGAATGGGTAGAAATCGGAACAAAGTCTTCATTTATTCCTGATGATGTAACCATTTTGGATACACCAGGAATTGATTCAGTAGATGATGCACACCGTATTTCAACAGAGTCAGCGCTTCATTTAGCAGATCTAATCTTTTATATGATGGACTATAATCATGTTCAATCAGAAGTAAGCTTTCATTTTACGAAAAAGCTACAAGAGATGAACAAGCCTTTGTATTTAATCATTAACCAGGTTGATAAACATCAGGAAAGTGAACTTCCTTTCAGCGATTTTAAAGAAGGGGTATTACAGGCCTTTCATGATTGGGGTGTCTATCCAAACGGCATTTTCTATACTAGTTTAAGAGATAAAGATCTACCGATTAACCAGTTACAAGAGGTTAAGGATCTTCTGTCATCTGTTTGGGAATCTAGACATCAATCGTTCGTAAAAGGAATTGCAGATTCTGCTAAAAACCTTGTTATGGACCATATAGATTGGCTAGAGGATCAAGACAGTGAAGTAGCGCTTAAATGGGAAGAAAAGCTTTCAACATTAACAAGCGTAGAAAGAAAGAACATCTCTACTAAGATAGAAGAAATCGAAAATGATATACATGCTTTAGGTATGGAAGCTGAAGAAGCGAAGACAGAATTTCAGCAAAATATAAATAAGCTACTAGACAACGCTTATATCATGCCTTTCCAAACAAGAGAATTGGCAAAACTGTTTTTAGAGAGCGAACAGCCAGAGTTTAAAGTTGGCCTAATCTTTTCTAAACAAAAAACAGAAAAGGAAAAAGAGGAACGGTTACAGGCCTTTCATACAGATTTGATGGAGAAGGTCAATGCTCAAATTGACTGGCACATAAAGGATTTACTCACTAGATTTTGTAAGAAAAATGGACTGGACGAGAGATTACTTAATGATGTTTATCAGTTGGAAGTACCCATCGAGGGTCAAGATCTTCGGAATTTAGTGAAAAAGGGTGCAAAAGTCACGGGTGATGCTATCTTAAACTTTACGAACGATGTGGCAGCCGAGTGTAAGAGGAAATATAGAGCAGAAGCAATGAAGATTATGGAGAATTGGGTGGAGGAGCTTTCTTCCCAATCACATGAAAAAGTAAAGAAGCTTCAGCAGGAGTTAACACATTACAGTGAATATAAAGAAGCGCTTCAAAAATTACAGAAACGCTCACAGGAAATTCAACGTGTTAAAAATTATCTTGTAGACCTATTAGAAAATGGACCTAAGGAAAGTCTTGAAAAAGAAAAAGAACGCCTTTTAAGTTCTCTACTTTATAAAAAAGGTTCTGTAGATACTAGTTTTAAGAAGAATACTGAAAAGGAGCAAGTGGAGCCAAGTACGTCAGATGTACCTGCTGAGATACAATCACAGCAAGTTAATGCGTCAGAAATGGTTTCCAAAATCTATACAGTAACAGAGTCTGTTCAACAAATTAAAGGTCTTCAAACAGTTGTCCAACAGCTTAAAGAAAAAGCGGGACGTTTATCAAATCAATCGTTTTCTGTTGCTTTGTTTGGTGCATTTAGTGCTGGAAAGTCTTCGTTTGCAAATGCCTTAATGGGAACAAAGCTTCTTCCAGTGTCACCGAATCCGACTACAGCAACAATAAACAAAATAAAGCCTGTAACAGAGGAGTTTCCTCATGGTACAGTAAGAGTACAGTTGAAGGATGAAAAGCAGCTTGAAACAGATTTGGCATTTTCTCTGAAATTCTTTCAATATTCCTTTACAACTCTTGCAGAAGCTATTGAGCAAATTCCAGTAATACTAAAGCTAGAGAATATCGACCCTAGACAAAAGCCTCACTATAGCTTTTTACATGCAGTTCTAAAAGGTTATCAAAATATAAAGAATGATCTAGGTAATTTGAAATATGTAGATCTAGAAGAATTTAAGGACTTTGTAGCAAATGAAGAAAAATCATGCTTTGTTGAATGGATTGAGGTCTATTATGAGTGTGAGCTTACCAAGCAAGGAATCACATTAGTTGATACTCCAGGTGCCGATTCCATTAATGCTCGACATACAGGAGTAGCGTTTGAATATATCAAGAATGCAGATGCAATCCTTTTTGTTACCTACTACAATCATGCGTTTTCTAAGGCGGACCGTGAATTTCTAATTCAGCTTGGCCGTGTTAAGGATGCGTTTGAGCTTGATAAAATGTTCTTTATGATTAATGCTGCAGACTTAGCCTCATCTAAAGAAGAGCTACAAATTGTAAAGAATTATGTGAATACCCAACTCTTATCTTATGGTATTCGTAACCCAAGACTGTATCCAGTTTCAAGCTTACTTGCACTAAAGGAAAAAGAGGGCCACTCCGTTCAAGATCAAAGTGTGATGTCAAACTCAGGAATTATAACGTTTGAGGATGAGTTTAAGCATTTTATTGAGCATGAACTAACAGAGCTTACGATTACATCCGCTCAATTAGATCTAATAAGAGTGCATCAAGTTGTAAATGAATATATTCAAATGGCCACGATTGGAAATGATGAGAAAGAGGCAAGAAAGAATATATTATTAAAAGAGCAGCAGGAGATCCTAACCATCCTAGAACAGATTGAAATCGATTCTGCAAAAAAGGCAATACAAATGGAACTAAAAGAATTACTTTATTACGTAAAACAACGTTTGTTCCAAAGGTTTACAGGTATGTACAATGAATCCTTCCATCCTTCCGTTCTTTTAGATGATAATAAAAATATAAAGCAGGCATTAGTGGACTGTTTAGATGAATTGCTTGAATTTGTTGCGTTTGATTTATTGCAGGAGCTAAGGGCTACTAGTGTGAGAATCGAGGGCTTCCTAAAGAATCAATTACAATTTGTACATCAAAAAGCAAATCAAAAGGTAAACCACATTCATGAATCCTTAGAATTAACGTTTATCAATCCTGATAAAATAGACATACCTGAACTTAAAACAATTGCTGATACTTTAGATAAAAGTCAATTAGCAAAACCACTTTCGACCTTTAAAAATGCAAAGTCATTCTTTGAGAAGGATGGTAAGAAAAAGTTAAGAGATGAACTAGAAGAGCTTCTGCAAAAGCCAGTTAGTGACTATTTAGAAGGCTATTTTAGTGATCTCTCGGCCTACTACCTAGAAATCTTTATGAGTCAAACAGGGAAGTGGGAGCAACATGCTACTATAGAAGTTAATCACTATTTTGAAGGATTATTTGATGTCATGTCAGATAAAATGGATGTTCAAGAGCTAAGAAGGATTGAAGACCAAGTGTCACACATGATTTAG
- a CDS encoding isoprenylcysteine carboxyl methyltransferase family protein translates to MVFYLFLVFIVLQRLAELLIAKKNEQWMKSKGAIEFGQEHYPLMVLMHSAFFMGVLFEVTWLDKEISPVWPALLSLFCLTQLLRVWALTSLGKYWNTKIIVLPNAEIVKKGPYKFIRHPNYLIVGIEIILIPILFEAYWTAILFTALNLWILSIRIPLEEKALLSATNYDEKFEKVSRFSPIRLK, encoded by the coding sequence ATGGTTTTTTACCTATTTTTAGTCTTTATTGTGCTACAAAGGCTAGCGGAATTATTAATTGCTAAAAAAAATGAACAGTGGATGAAATCAAAAGGTGCCATCGAATTTGGGCAAGAACATTATCCATTAATGGTCCTTATGCATTCAGCATTTTTCATGGGAGTACTTTTTGAGGTAACCTGGTTAGATAAAGAAATCTCTCCAGTTTGGCCCGCGTTACTTAGTTTATTTTGCTTAACGCAGTTATTAAGAGTATGGGCATTAACATCACTCGGTAAGTACTGGAATACGAAAATCATAGTCTTACCTAATGCTGAAATCGTCAAGAAAGGACCCTATAAATTTATAAGGCATCCTAATTATCTCATCGTGGGTATAGAAATTATCCTGATTCCCATCTTGTTTGAGGCATATTGGACAGCGATATTATTTACTGCTTTAAACTTGTGGATCCTCTCTATCCGTATACCTTTGGAAGAAAAAGCATTGTTATCAGCTACCAACTATGATGAAAAATTTGAAAAGGTTTCACGCTTTTCTCCAATCCGATTAAAATAA
- a CDS encoding type III polyketide synthase — MPKITSVGVCVPPHSLTQGTTVEFARELFQESFKDISRLLTVFENGQIEKRNFAKDLEWFKKDHTFEERNNAYIEHAVDYSIEAIENCLTNKSFLHEDVDYREIDAIFFISTTGLSTPSIDAKIMNHLPFSPHTKRIPIWGLGCAGGASGLSRAYDYCLAYPEAKVLVVAVELCGLTFQRNDRSKSNLIGTSLFADGVAAVLLSGNQAEAKTKTTIPYILDTQSTLMPDSEDVMGWDVKNEGLYVIFSKDIPTIVTEWLKPNVEELLQKHGLKLSDINHFIAHPGGKKVIQAYEDALGFNKEHTRLSQKVLQQHGNMSSATVYYVLNEFMQQDLSAGDYGLIAALGPGFSSELLLVKWGI, encoded by the coding sequence ATGCCTAAGATCACCTCCGTTGGTGTTTGTGTACCGCCTCATTCATTAACGCAAGGAACGACTGTGGAATTTGCCCGTGAACTCTTTCAAGAATCGTTTAAGGATATTTCTAGGCTTTTGACAGTGTTTGAAAATGGACAAATTGAAAAGCGTAATTTCGCTAAGGATTTAGAGTGGTTTAAAAAAGACCATACCTTTGAGGAGCGAAATAATGCATACATAGAGCACGCGGTCGATTATAGCATTGAAGCCATTGAAAACTGTCTTACCAATAAAAGTTTTTTACACGAGGATGTAGATTATCGTGAAATTGATGCCATCTTTTTTATCTCGACAACAGGTTTATCTACCCCAAGTATAGATGCTAAGATTATGAACCATTTACCTTTTTCCCCTCATACAAAAAGAATTCCTATTTGGGGTCTTGGGTGTGCGGGGGGAGCTTCTGGATTATCCAGAGCCTATGATTATTGTCTAGCATATCCAGAAGCAAAGGTACTTGTAGTGGCAGTGGAGTTATGTGGTCTTACTTTTCAACGAAATGACCGATCAAAAAGTAATTTAATTGGTACATCTCTTTTTGCGGATGGAGTAGCTGCAGTACTTCTTTCAGGGAATCAAGCTGAAGCAAAAACGAAGACCACTATTCCTTACATCTTGGATACTCAGTCAACGCTAATGCCTGATTCTGAGGATGTTATGGGATGGGATGTGAAAAATGAAGGTCTGTATGTCATCTTTTCAAAAGATATTCCAACTATTGTCACAGAGTGGTTAAAACCGAATGTAGAAGAACTTTTACAGAAGCATGGATTAAAGCTATCTGATATCAACCACTTTATTGCACATCCTGGTGGAAAGAAAGTCATCCAAGCATATGAGGATGCACTAGGCTTCAACAAGGAACATACGAGACTTTCTCAAAAAGTACTACAGCAGCACGGTAATATGTCGTCAGCAACGGTCTATTATGTGCTAAATGAATTCATGCAACAAGATCTTTCTGCCGGTGATTATGGATTAATAGCTGCCCTGGGACCAGGGTTTAGCTCAGAGCTATTACTAGTGAAGTGGGGAATTTAG
- a CDS encoding PRK06851 family protein, with protein sequence MGIKNFYAGSNSSQGFYSLYDQATSDLDRVYILKGGPGTGKSSFMRKIGLILMDKGLDLEYLHCSSDNKSIDGIIIPKIKVGIFDGTAPHIIEPKYPGVVETMIDLGAYRNDAYLAKFKSTIISLTNDISTNFKAAYQTMKEAKEIHLNKEDIYLSSMDFDKANVITEDLMRSIFTPPFEKDKNPKVTKRFFGAATPNGAVNFIDNITEDLSKRYIIKGRPGSGKSTLMKKIGRHAEAEGLSVEYYPCAFDPNSIDMVIIPTLSVAIVDGTAPHVVDPFRLNDIVVDMFRLCMDTSIEETHKKEIGELNMAYQTKMTLATNFLSEAKRLHDRLEDYYKQSMDFEKVNKKREEVLQEILYLAAIEETT encoded by the coding sequence ATGGGAATTAAGAATTTTTATGCTGGATCAAATTCAAGTCAAGGATTTTATTCCTTATATGATCAAGCTACAAGTGATCTTGATAGAGTCTATATACTTAAGGGGGGACCTGGTACCGGTAAATCTTCCTTTATGAGAAAAATTGGGTTAATTCTAATGGATAAAGGCTTAGATTTAGAGTATTTACATTGCTCTAGTGATAATAAGTCGATAGACGGAATTATAATTCCTAAAATTAAAGTAGGGATATTTGATGGTACAGCACCTCATATTATTGAACCTAAATATCCTGGTGTGGTAGAGACAATGATTGACCTAGGGGCATACCGAAACGATGCTTACTTGGCGAAATTTAAAAGTACCATTATTTCTCTTACCAATGATATCAGCACTAATTTTAAGGCTGCCTATCAAACGATGAAGGAAGCAAAGGAAATTCACCTAAACAAAGAAGATATTTATTTGAGTTCCATGGATTTTGACAAAGCAAATGTTATAACAGAAGACTTGATGCGATCTATATTCACTCCACCTTTTGAGAAGGATAAAAATCCTAAGGTGACAAAGCGCTTTTTCGGGGCAGCAACACCAAATGGAGCTGTTAATTTTATTGACAATATTACAGAAGATTTATCGAAAAGATATATTATTAAAGGAAGACCTGGTAGTGGTAAGTCTACTCTAATGAAGAAAATTGGACGCCACGCAGAAGCTGAGGGTCTGTCTGTAGAATATTACCCATGCGCGTTTGATCCGAACAGTATCGATATGGTTATTATTCCAACACTAAGTGTTGCGATTGTCGATGGAACAGCCCCTCATGTTGTGGATCCTTTTCGTTTAAACGATATTGTTGTAGATATGTTCCGTCTTTGTATGGATACAAGTATCGAAGAAACGCATAAAAAAGAGATCGGCGAGCTTAATATGGCGTACCAAACAAAAATGACATTAGCAACTAATTTTCTAAGTGAGGCGAAGCGACTTCACGACCGATTAGAGGATTATTATAAGCAATCAATGGACTTTGAAAAGGTTAACAAAAAGAGAGAGGAAGTACTTCAAGAAATCCTGTATTTAGCTGCTATTGAGGAAACAACATAA
- a CDS encoding SDR family NAD(P)-dependent oxidoreductase, whose product MYLPSFQLEGKVAIVTGAGRGIGRAIAIGLAEAGADVAILSRTEEDLKEVADHIHNMGRRALVLKTDVTSREDVQRAVNNVVEQFSKIDILINNAGMNIRSKASDVTDEEWQKIMDTNLKSAFMFSQEVGNRMKEAGTRGRIVNIASVAGHVALRTGVVYAASKAALIQMTKVLSLEWGAYGININSIGPWYFKTTLTEKLLQDESYVNEILSVTPLKRVGELPELVGPAVFLCSDAASYITGQTLYVDGGMTIQGF is encoded by the coding sequence ATGTATTTACCATCATTTCAACTTGAAGGGAAAGTAGCAATTGTAACAGGTGCGGGAAGAGGGATTGGCCGAGCAATCGCAATTGGCCTAGCAGAAGCTGGTGCAGATGTAGCCATTCTTTCAAGAACAGAAGAGGATTTAAAAGAAGTAGCGGATCACATACATAACATGGGAAGACGTGCCCTTGTACTTAAAACAGATGTAACAAGTCGAGAAGACGTTCAACGTGCTGTGAATAATGTAGTGGAGCAATTCTCTAAAATTGACATTCTAATTAATAATGCTGGTATGAATATACGTTCAAAGGCTTCAGATGTGACAGACGAAGAGTGGCAGAAAATCATGGATACCAATTTAAAATCGGCTTTCATGTTTTCGCAAGAAGTTGGAAACAGAATGAAGGAAGCTGGTACAAGGGGTAGGATTGTTAATATTGCTTCAGTAGCGGGGCATGTTGCCCTCAGAACTGGTGTAGTTTATGCTGCATCAAAAGCGGCTCTCATCCAAATGACAAAAGTACTATCACTAGAGTGGGGGGCATATGGAATCAACATTAATTCAATTGGTCCATGGTATTTTAAAACCACGTTAACTGAAAAGTTGCTTCAAGATGAAAGTTATGTAAACGAGATTCTTTCTGTCACGCCCTTAAAACGTGTTGGTGAACTACCGGAACTAGTTGGGCCTGCAGTGTTTCTTTGTTCAGATGCTGCTTCTTATATAACCGGACAGACACTTTATGTTGATGGTGGAATGACCATCCAAGGATTTTAA
- a CDS encoding beta-class carbonic anhydrase, translated as MSSRLAEIIDYNKQFVENKEYETFNTTKYPEKKMVILTCMDTRLVELLPKSMSICNGDAKIIKNAGALVSHPFGSVMRSILVAVYSLYAEEVFVIGHRDCGMTGMHATPILEKAVEAGVAAEKISALKHAGINIDAFLRGFESVEQSVRESVHTIKNHPLLPEHVLVHGLIIDPHSGELELIIDGNN; from the coding sequence ATGTCATCTAGACTTGCTGAAATTATAGATTACAATAAACAATTTGTTGAAAATAAAGAATATGAAACATTTAACACCACAAAATATCCTGAAAAAAAGATGGTCATCCTAACTTGTATGGACACTAGATTGGTAGAATTATTGCCTAAATCTATGAGCATTTGCAACGGAGATGCTAAAATCATAAAGAATGCCGGCGCTCTTGTATCTCACCCGTTTGGAAGTGTAATGAGGAGCATTTTGGTGGCTGTCTATAGTCTATATGCAGAAGAAGTGTTTGTTATAGGTCATCGAGATTGTGGAATGACAGGGATGCATGCGACTCCGATTTTAGAAAAAGCGGTAGAAGCAGGTGTGGCTGCTGAGAAAATTAGCGCCTTGAAACACGCTGGGATCAACATTGATGCCTTTCTAAGGGGTTTTGAAAGTGTAGAGCAAAGTGTGAGAGAATCTGTTCATACCATTAAAAATCATCCATTATTACCTGAACATGTACTAGTGCATGGTTTAATCATTGACCCTCATAGTGGAGAATTAGAACTTATTATAGACGGCAATAACTAA
- a CDS encoding LysM peptidoglycan-binding domain-containing protein has translation MKKFIATMSLGLMLTLGFSGVQLADAASNVVIKKGDTLYSIANKNKMTVEDLKLVNGLKSNKIYAGKSLKVKDTNEIVIKKGDTLFSLAKKYKTSVTKLKEMNHLKDNKIYVGQILQVHPDLVIKIKKGDTLYSIAKKYKTTVADLKELNNLKSNKIYTGQTLIIKEKE, from the coding sequence ATGAAAAAATTTATAGCCACAATGTCACTAGGTCTAATGCTAACGTTAGGATTCTCGGGGGTGCAGCTAGCTGATGCTGCATCAAATGTTGTGATTAAAAAGGGGGATACTCTCTACTCGATTGCAAATAAAAACAAGATGACTGTAGAAGACCTCAAGTTAGTAAACGGACTGAAGTCAAACAAGATTTATGCCGGGAAGAGCCTAAAGGTAAAAGATACGAATGAAATCGTCATTAAAAAAGGAGATACTCTATTCTCACTAGCTAAAAAGTACAAAACATCTGTTACCAAGCTTAAAGAAATGAACCATTTAAAAGATAATAAAATCTATGTAGGTCAAATACTTCAGGTACACCCAGATCTAGTCATAAAGATCAAAAAAGGAGATACTCTTTACAGCATTGCTAAAAAATATAAAACAACCGTAGCTGATTTAAAAGAACTAAATAACCTAAAATCAAACAAGATCTATACTGGTCAAACACTGATTATTAAAGAAAAAGAATAA